From the genome of Petrotoga miotherma DSM 10691:
ATTGATTACCAAAACCCTCTAAAATGCTTGGATAGGTTATAAAATCGGCTATTGCGTAAAAATCCCATAGAGAAAAAATCTCTTCCTCTTCGTGCCTGATGTCATCGGAAATGGAAAAAGCTAATTTTAGTTCTACATCTTTTTGTGAGGCGTATTCTTTCAACACTTCTACATAATCAGATTCTTCCGATAAACCAGGTAAAACCAAAAATACGTTCGTGTCTTGCGTTATTTTTTTACCGTTGAATGTTGTTTTTTCAATATACTTTTTTAAATCCTTTTTTACTTCTGCTACCGTGTCGATCGCCAATTCAATAGCTTTTCTTCTGACTATTCTAGTTGCTTGTAAAAATATCAGATCGTTCTGAGATATGTTCAACTTGTCGTATATTTTTATGTTGTAATCGTCTATTTCCCACTGCTTTTGATTAAAATCGAATACGTTAGGTATGACGACACTATCCAACCCTTTTTTATTTTTTAACTCTTCTTGTGCGAGCGAATTTATAACCACGTTGGGTATATCTCTTGGAGGAAAATATTCTTCCAAGATCTCTTTGATGTAATCGTTGGTCGGATTTTTGTAAAAATCTCTTTCCCAATAAAAATCATGGTGGTGACCTATCATTTTAATTCCGTTATCTTTACAGAACCTGTAAATAGCCACGGCTGCTGCAGGATTGTGGGCTAATGAAAAGATGTTATTCACAATCATTACATCCAAATCCATCATTTCGTATAGTTGATTGTAAATATCTTCTACGTATTTATTTATCTCCTTTTTAAAATAAGCCTCGTCCCAGCTGTTTAAATTTACAAAAGCTTTTTGTTTCAGTACGTTACTTCTTTTGTCCGTATATGCAATGTATGGGATTTTGAATCCAGGTGACGTCCCCATATCTCCGGCGATTAAATACGTTTTTAAATGCATGTTTCTAAGAACTTGCTTCCATTTAACCATTTCTAAGGAAACACCGTCTGTTTCTCCTACCCTGTAGTGTACTAAACCAATCTCCATTGGATTCACACCCTCCATACTTCTTTTTATTCAGAAGAAGCGGAATTTCCTGCTAAGTATCCAGTAGACCAGGACCATTGCAAATTGTATCCGCCACTTTCTCCAGCTACATCCATAATCTCACCTGCAAAAAATAAATCAGGTATAATTGTAGACTCTAAAGTATAAGGGTCTATTTCAGTTGTATTAATTCCACCTAAAGAAACCTGAGAATCTTTCCAACTTGTTGTACCTACAACTTCGAAATTCCAGTCTTTTAAGTTATCGGCCAGCATTTCTATATCTTTATCATCCAAACTGTTAACAGGTGCTTCCAAATTTTCAAATCCTATCTTTGGTAAAAAATATGGAATCAATCGTTCCTCGATAATACTTACCAGTAGCAGTTTTATAGGTCTTTCGGGCTTTGATCTAATCTTCTTGACTAAAAAATCCACTAAACTTCGGTGTGAATATTGAGGAAAGGGTACAATTTTTAGAAAAAGAGGAGTGTTTTGTTCTAGATACTCATGAACATAATTACTGAGTTCTAATATTGGTATACCAGAAAGGACGTCATCTTCTTTGAAAAGTATTTCACCAGTATAAATTTTAGAAACAATTTCACCGTTTTGATCTATTAGGAATATATTTCCTTCTAACTTGGAACCTGCCACATCTTTATCGATATGCGGTCTCACTTTCAAAGGGACTAACCCTGGACGTAATTCAACAATAGAATGTCCCAAATCTTGGAGAGTAGGAAATATAATACCGTTGGATCCGTATTGAGGAGAGGAGTTTCCACCTGTTGCCACTATTACTTTATCCGATTGAAATACCCTGTGTTGGCCTTTTATGAGAAATTTTTCTCTATCTTTAATTATTTGGTTGACTTGGAAGTTAAGTACAACTTCAACATTGTGCTTTTCTAATTCATAGATAAAATTAGTAACGATATCTTTTGATTTTTCTGTGTAAGGAAAAAGTTTTGTACCCTTTTCTTTTACCATTATTCCTAATCCTTCAAAAACACTAAGCGTTTGTACAACACCAAAAATATCAAGTACTTTTTTCACAAAAGGCAAATTGTTGCTGTAGTAATGAGTTTCTTTCGTATCCAAATTCGAGAAGTTCCCTCTTCCGTTGCTGCTTGCCAAGAGTTTTTTAGCTAATTTGCCTTTTCTTTCAATTATTCTTACTTTTGCACCGTTCCATGCTGCAACTGTTGCAGCCATTAATCCAGCAGCTCCTCCACCGATCACGGTAATCAACATAACACATTTCCCTCTTTTAGACAATTAACTTGGTTGTTAAATTTCAATTTCTTTCAATTTATTTTGCATTTGCAATACTGTTTCTAAGACTTTTCCCAAGGTATGTATATTGTCCACAAGTTCTTCTATATTTTCTCTTGATGCCAGCAAGTTGTTGGTGTTTTCTTTAAGTTCTTCTTTTCCTGAAACCAAATTTTGCGTTAATTCATCCATAAACGATAAATTCCCATTTAACGTTACAAGAGCGGATTCAATTGAATCGGTTATGGTTGCAAATATTGCTTCTAATTTGTTGATTATTTCTTTGACTTCTAGTACCTGATTTGAGAGGTTGACGATTCTTTCAGATATTTTACTTGATGCGATGTTAGTTTCTGATGATAGTTTTTTAATTTCTTCGGCTACTACAGCGAATCCTCTACCGGCTTCTTTTGCTCTTGCGGCTTCTATTGAGGCGTTTATCGAGAGTATGTTAGTTTGTTTGGCAACGTTTTTTATAACGTTAGTTAATTCTTCTATTTCTTGAAAATTATCCATCAAATGCGATACACTTTCTAGTGATTTTTCTACATCTTTTCCTACTTCATCAAAATCCTTACCAAATTTTTTCAATTTGGAGATGATTTCTTCATTATTAACAGAAATCCTTTTTTTCTCTTCTTCTCCAGTTTCAACTGTTTTTTCAATTACATTTGAAGTGTTTTCTATACTTTCTATAAGTTTAACAAGGGTTTCTCCAACCATATTAGTTGAATCGTTAACTTCCTTAAACCTCTCTCCCAATACTTCCTGGAGTTTTTCAATGAAAGAAACAAGAAGATTTTCATGGTACACACTTTTTGCTAAGCCTTTTATGGTATCAGTATAATTCTCCTTTCCACTCATTTTGCCCCGACCTTATAGATGTTATCTATTAGATCTGTCCCACACTCTAAAGATTCAAACCAGTTTAGGAATTCTTTATACTCAGGCTTTTTATATATAGCCCCATGCTGTGGCACCATCTGTTCAACATCCAATTTTTTAACTATGTCAACCCACTTTTTGCAAACTTTGTTGGATGCCATATACCTTTTGTGAAATCCTTCTATGTATCTAATGTGATTTGAGAAGTCTTCTACAAAGACCGTATCTTTCCCTTCGGGGAAAACAGATACTCCTATATCCCCTGAAAAGAGTATTTTAGAGCTTGGATCGTAAAGGTTGAAATTTCCCGTTGAATGTAGAAAATGTGCAGGAATTATTTGTAATTCAACACCATCTTTAAATTTTATCTTTCCTCCAGAATCTTCTATCAAAACCATTCTTGATTTTTCAAAAACTCCAAAATGGGGTAAAAACCGCTCCCATAATTTTGATATGTAAAACTTAGTTTCTAAAACGCTGTCCCACAAAGTTATTCCTGATGATACATCGGGATCTTGGTGGGAATAGAACACATGTTTTATTTTACCCAGGTCAATGAATTCAACAACGCTTGCAAGAACTCTTGGGAATACATGTACTCCTCCTGGATCGAGTAACACACCTTCATCGTTATGAACAATTAGATACTGATTTGTTGGAATGCCTTCCAGACTTTTTCTTTCTGATCCCAAAAAAATGAATTTGTGTTTCCCATTATCAAACAGGGTTATGATATTTTCGTTATCCATATTATCCTCCTTTATTGAGCCATTTTACTGTCTTCTATGATATTTGATGATACGCTCCCCACCCATCTGTATGAATCATTTAAAATGGAATATTTATACTATTTACATCAAAAGAGCCTAATTCTGCCTCATTTTGGGGAATATCAACTTCTCCATCCTTCATCAATTTTTGCAAAAAGACTAATTCTGCAATGACTTCATTTGGGACCATTCCTTTCGTATATTTCATGGGAGAGATACCCATACCTTCATCTTCTATCCCTAGAACGTGATGACCGGAATTAAAATTTCTATCGTATAATGCGGATCTGATTCCTTCAAATGCCGCAACATCAACCTTTTTTCTAGAACTTGTTAAAACATAACCTGGTGCAATATAATCTTGGTCCATATCGTATCCAATTACAAAATACCCTCGTCCTTTTTCAAAGTATTCTTCTATAATTTGATTTAAAGGAGCATTATCAGGAAGACCATAAAATGACGAGCCTACTTCTTTGGCAGCATCTATAACAGCTGCGGTAGTTACCCCTGTGAAAATAATATCCGCTCCATGATCGTAATGAGAAAGAGCAATTTGTTTGGTTTTGGAGGAATCGGTAAAGCTACCAACGTAACCAGTAATAACCGTTACATTTTCACCTTTGATTTGATTAAAAGCTTCAACTCCTGAACGATACCCAATTTCATACCTTTTAACGGGTGGAATTTCTAACCCGCCAATAAAACCCACTTTATTGGTTTTTGTCATGGAAGCCGCCAAATATCCGAGTAAAAATCCACCTTCTTCTTCTTTAAAAGTATAAAGAGCTAAATTAGAAGGAATTACTTGATTAGGAGATGGTTCTATGTCTATCCCTATGAAAAATGTATCAGGATACTGCATTGCAATATTGAATAAAACATCTGCCATCATGAATCCTACCCCTATTACCACATCTCCATTCTGTGCAGCATTGGTGAGATTTGGAACGTAATCGGTTTGTTCTTTCGATATGAGGATTTCTGCTTCAATATCAGGGAGTTGTTCGACAGCCATTTGAACACCAGCCCATGTACCATCGTTGAAAGATTTATCTCCTAGTCCTCCTGCATCCGTGACCATGATAACCTTTAGCCCAAACATGTTCACAAACATGATAAGTGCCATCATCAGAACCAAAACTTTTCTCATGCTTATAACCCCCAATATAGTATTTTACTGTTTCTACAAACTTTAAAACTTGCTATTGTTTTTTTCAAGTAGTAGAAACCCTTAATATTCGTCATTGATTGACAGCTGTCGAATTTTCTGCTATAATAGTTTTTGTCTTTAGTAAGCCCCTGTAGTTCAACGGATAGAACGGTGGATTCCTAATCCACAAATGAAGGTTCGACTCCTTCCAGGGGCACTTTTTTATAGCCTTTGAGCTGGGTAATAATTTATTACTCCATCGTTGGTGACAGAAATTACATCAATTTGAATTTCATCAAATTCTAGGTTTTTATGAGTAGCTATGAAGTAATTCCCCGTTTTCATTATTTTTTTTAGTTTTTTAGAATTTACCCTGAAAGCTGGATCACCGAAAGTTTCTTTCCCACCTTTTACTTCTATAAGATGTAGTACTTTGTTTTTTAAGGCTATAATGTCTATTTCACCGTGTCTGTAAGAAAAATTCCTCGCAATTATTTGATAATCTCTATTCAAAAAGTAAGCAACAGCTTTGTCTTCGTACACTTTTCCTTTTGTATTCAAATTATTCTTCCTCGTTAATATGTATACCAGGTACAGTGAGAAAACCGTCTTTACTTTCTGGAAAGTTGTTTATTATTTCTTTTCTGTTTTCAAAGCCGTCTACTTCGTCTTTTCTTAAAACGGAAGTCGAGAATTCAACTGGGGAGATCATTTCTTCAACCCCGTCAACGTCTATTTCGTCCAATATTTTTAAATACTCTAATAAATCGTTTAGATCTTTTTTTATTTTTTCCTCTTCACTTGGATTTAGTTCTATGTTGGATAGTTTTTTTAACTTTTTTATTAATTCGGTATTTATTTCCATAATTTGTTGCTCCTTTCTTAATTCAAACCTAAAATGAGCTTTAATTTCCCATTTTTTATCTCAAATTTCTCTATACTTATATTTTTGCTAATAGGATTTTCGGGGATATTGATAATTATTGTCTTGTCGTTTAATTCAACAAATTTTGGAAGTTCTTCTTTTTTGATCATTTTTGCAGGGATATTATGAAAAAATTCGTATCTTCCTGTTAACGCTTTAGGATATGTCTTTAATTTTAAATAGTATTTGAACATCAACACCTTGAATCTAATTTCGTTATCACTGAACTCTATATTGGATACGTGATCAAATATGCTTTTCAGGAAGTGAAATTTACTATTTTCTAAAGCTTTTATTAGGAATTCTTTGGCTGCCTTTTCGTCTATTTCCAACAATATTTCTTTCATTATTCACCACCTATTTTTTGAAGTCGAGAACTAATTCAAATTTTCCATCTTGAAGAACAAATCGAGAAATTTTTAAAGATTTTAACATAGTATCAATAAATGGATTTATTTTTATTTTATTAAAATCTATTAGAATTTCGTAATCTTTTGAAGAAACCGCTTCACTGAATTCTGAAAGTATATAGAATATGCCTTCTAAAATCTTTCTAACCCCTTCATCACCACTCAAGGACAAACGTAACTTACCGTTTTCTAAATCTTCAGGCTTTTCTAAAATTTTAATTAAGGATTCTACTGTTGAATCTTTCCCTAAAAAATTAACCTCCATTTGAAAATTTATTCCATCTTCCCTCAGTTGTACATTCAAATTTTTTAGGCCTTGCACTTGAGTATTTTCTTCTATAACTTTGTCTATTAACCCATTTATAAATTCTTCATCAACTTCGATTCTTAAACTTTCCAATTTAATTCCTCCTTCTAACTTTTGATTTTTTTCTTTCTATAGAAATCTTTAGTACTCTTCACTCCATTCAAAGGAGTTGAAATCTTTTCTAAAATTATACCATAAAAATCATTTTGCCAATCAAAATTGTGTGATACAATTAATTGGTTTAAGATTTTAAAAAACTAATTTAATTACGAAGGGGTGAAATTCATATGATTCCTCCCGATTTAATCAATACCGAGGCTTTTACAAATCTCTATTTATTGTTAGTTAATTCGGTCTATATTTTGTTGCCCTTATCCCTAATACTTTTGCTTTTTTCAAAGATTTCTTTTAAAGTTACTATCTTTCTTTTGGGTGTCTATGCTTCTTATTCCATAGTGATACCTTATTTGCTAAAAATCCCGTTAATTAGTAATTTTGTTCTAACGTTTGGTGATTACAGCTTTTTTATTTATCTGATATTTAGTTTGATCTTCGGTTTTGTATTCTATCATCTGGTTAACATAGCTTTTGTGGTTGGTGGCTTTCTTTTAGGCGGATTGGTTGGCTACTCAATAGGAACTTTTATTATATCTTCAAATGGCGAATGGTTGAATAATCTACCTTTTTCCATTTCTTACATTCCCTGGATAATTTTTGCTATCTTAGGTGTGATTGTTGCGATAATCTTTTCAAAAAATTATCAGTCAATTATTTCGATGATCTCTGTAATATTTGGCGCTTTTATTCTCTCTTTTTACACCATCTATTTATTGGAAAAACACACATCTATAACCATAGGCAATAATTCTTTATTGAATGGATGGGAACAGCTAAGTCAGCCAGAGTTTTTTGGTATCTTTATTTCTCTTATAATATATATGATCATAGGTTTTTATTTAATTGTAAGATCTAACAGAAAAAAAGCTAATAATTAATACATTCTTGGAGGTAATAGATGACCCATTCAAAAATAGCAAAACCTTCAGATCTTTTGGTTAATAAAATAGAAAAACTAA
Proteins encoded in this window:
- the gatC gene encoding Asp-tRNA(Asn)/Glu-tRNA(Gln) amidotransferase subunit GatC, giving the protein MEINTELIKKLKKLSNIELNPSEEEKIKKDLNDLLEYLKILDEIDVDGVEEMISPVEFSTSVLRKDEVDGFENRKEIINNFPESKDGFLTVPGIHINEEE
- a CDS encoding NAD(P)/FAD-dependent oxidoreductase gives rise to the protein MLITVIGGGAAGLMAATVAAWNGAKVRIIERKGKLAKKLLASSNGRGNFSNLDTKETHYYSNNLPFVKKVLDIFGVVQTLSVFEGLGIMVKEKGTKLFPYTEKSKDIVTNFIYELEKHNVEVVLNFQVNQIIKDREKFLIKGQHRVFQSDKVIVATGGNSSPQYGSNGIIFPTLQDLGHSIVELRPGLVPLKVRPHIDKDVAGSKLEGNIFLIDQNGEIVSKIYTGEILFKEDDVLSGIPILELSNYVHEYLEQNTPLFLKIVPFPQYSHRSLVDFLVKKIRSKPERPIKLLLVSIIEERLIPYFLPKIGFENLEAPVNSLDDKDIEMLADNLKDWNFEVVGTTSWKDSQVSLGGINTTEIDPYTLESTIIPDLFFAGEIMDVAGESGGYNLQWSWSTGYLAGNSASSE
- a CDS encoding MBL fold metallo-hydrolase; this translates as MDNENIITLFDNGKHKFIFLGSERKSLEGIPTNQYLIVHNDEGVLLDPGGVHVFPRVLASVVEFIDLGKIKHVFYSHQDPDVSSGITLWDSVLETKFYISKLWERFLPHFGVFEKSRMVLIEDSGGKIKFKDGVELQIIPAHFLHSTGNFNLYDPSSKILFSGDIGVSVFPEGKDTVFVEDFSNHIRYIEGFHKRYMASNKVCKKWVDIVKKLDVEQMVPQHGAIYKKPEYKEFLNWFESLECGTDLIDNIYKVGAK
- a CDS encoding BMP family lipoprotein; the encoded protein is MRKVLVLMMALIMFVNMFGLKVIMVTDAGGLGDKSFNDGTWAGVQMAVEQLPDIEAEILISKEQTDYVPNLTNAAQNGDVVIGVGFMMADVLFNIAMQYPDTFFIGIDIEPSPNQVIPSNLALYTFKEEEGGFLLGYLAASMTKTNKVGFIGGLEIPPVKRYEIGYRSGVEAFNQIKGENVTVITGYVGSFTDSSKTKQIALSHYDHGADIIFTGVTTAAVIDAAKEVGSSFYGLPDNAPLNQIIEEYFEKGRGYFVIGYDMDQDYIAPGYVLTSSRKKVDVAAFEGIRSALYDRNFNSGHHVLGIEDEGMGISPMKYTKGMVPNEVIAELVFLQKLMKDGEVDIPQNEAELGSFDVNSINIPF
- a CDS encoding glycosyltransferase family 4 protein, which encodes MEIGLVHYRVGETDGVSLEMVKWKQVLRNMHLKTYLIAGDMGTSPGFKIPYIAYTDKRSNVLKQKAFVNLNSWDEAYFKKEINKYVEDIYNQLYEMMDLDVMIVNNIFSLAHNPAAAVAIYRFCKDNGIKMIGHHHDFYWERDFYKNPTNDYIKEILEEYFPPRDIPNVVINSLAQEELKNKKGLDSVVIPNVFDFNQKQWEIDDYNIKIYDKLNISQNDLIFLQATRIVRRKAIELAIDTVAEVKKDLKKYIEKTTFNGKKITQDTNVFLVLPGLSEESDYVEVLKEYASQKDVELKLAFSISDDIRHEEEEIFSLWDFYAIADFITYPSILEGFGNQFLEAIFSKKPVLMFEYPVYKKDIAPLGFEVVSLGSKAEYERGRYRVNQNEIIKAKEEIFKILFDTQRASKIVQKNFELGKKYFSYETLGKKLKNLLVEKAHLGV
- a CDS encoding YraN family protein; amino-acid sequence: MNTKGKVYEDKAVAYFLNRDYQIIARNFSYRHGEIDIIALKNKVLHLIEVKGGKETFGDPAFRVNSKKLKKIMKTGNYFIATHKNLEFDEIQIDVISVTNDGVINYYPAQRL
- a CDS encoding methyl-accepting chemotaxis protein produces the protein MSGKENYTDTIKGLAKSVYHENLLVSFIEKLQEVLGERFKEVNDSTNMVGETLVKLIESIENTSNVIEKTVETGEEEKKRISVNNEEIISKLKKFGKDFDEVGKDVEKSLESVSHLMDNFQEIEELTNVIKNVAKQTNILSINASIEAARAKEAGRGFAVVAEEIKKLSSETNIASSKISERIVNLSNQVLEVKEIINKLEAIFATITDSIESALVTLNGNLSFMDELTQNLVSGKEELKENTNNLLASRENIEELVDNIHTLGKVLETVLQMQNKLKEIEI